The Nitrospirota bacterium genomic interval CATTATCAATGCGACCAACTTTTCGACGACCTCCGTCACGGTCGGCTCTCATCCATACGGCGTCTCTATTAATAACAGCACGAACAAAGCCTACATCGCCAACGAACAGTCCGATACCGTCAGCGTCATTACCCTGTCCAACAATACTGTTACCGCAACCATTCCGGTCGGAAACAACCCAAGAGGGATTGCGGTCAATTCATCGACCAATGTGGCCGTAGTCGCCAACTCCAAATCAGACACAGTCTCGATCTTAAATCTCTCCAATAACAGTGTCATTTCGACTTTGGCTGTCGGAAGCGATCCCGAAGGAGTGGTCATTAACGCGGCCAACAACAGCGCTTATGTCACCAACTACGGCTCCAACACCGTCTCGGTCATTAATTTAACCAATAATACCATTTCAACGACGATTTCCGTCGGTTCAGGCCCATTGGGGATAGATA includes:
- a CDS encoding YVTN family beta-propeller repeat-containing protein → MRQHPGFRKALFVLILLALPALLFLTLSRVYSQTPSVITVSVGNEPRGGAYNPSTYKGVVSNHNTNTVTIINATNFSTTSVTVGSHPYGVSINNSTNKAYIANEQSDTVSVITLSNNTVTATIPVGNNPRGIAVNSSTNVAVVANSKSDTVSILNLSNNSVISTLAVGSDPEGVVINAANNSAYVTNYGSNTVSVINLTNNTISTTISVGSGPLGIDINTATSKIMVANHFSNTVSVITPSTNTVTATINVGLAPYGVAINSTTSKAYITNEYSDSVSVINMGTNT